The Helicoverpa zea isolate HzStark_Cry1AcR chromosome 4, ilHelZeax1.1, whole genome shotgun sequence genome segment TGCCTGAATGCTATACCTGTCACTGGTTTATACTACAACTGTCGGTTTTTACAACTAAATATGAGTAGTCCCTTCCATGTCATTACAATAGATTTTGACTGTAGATAAATTGACCAATACTCATGAGCTAGATTGAAAAAGTATATCttacatttttcttttacatCTTGAGAGATTTCCTTGTCCTTAGGGTCATTCATTTTGAAGTCCATATCGTCGTCATCGTGTGGGCCAGAGTCATCCATTAGATTTTCGTAGTGGTGGTCATCCTGCGGCGTCCCGACTGGCGTGCTTAATGGTGTGTGTACGGAAGTCACTGAAGCTATAGATGGCCTGTTTGGAAAAAAGTTAAAGTTTTGCTTGTTATTTTCAAACAACTACTAAGAGAAAGTTCTTAACTTTTGTCTGAATATATTACATAACTACAATATTATGTTTCTGACAAATGAAATGcttaaaaaacttttcttttacaATTTATAGTCTACTTACATTGATGGGTCCTTTTTGATGAAAATCTTTCTTGCAGATGATGGTAAACTAatctgcaaaataataaaaataacataataaagtATTGAAAATGAAGGCTGGTAGAAGTCACTATGTACCTCTGCTAAATTCTATGTAAATTTTAATACTTTGTATTCTTGTCCTTTGTGTGCTGATTGAGATCAAGTGTGCATTATTATAACTGTGTATGTTAAACTTTATGAAATTCATTCTAGAGTGAGAGTTCATTTGTCTCTAATACTAATCTATGTCCAATTATCTGAATTTCCAATTGTCCGAATCGACCAAATTACcaattaatacataaatatgtaacaaatacacaatttacatgttatttacaaaatacaaaattactatATATTTCAAACATGAAAATGGTTTAGGAATGGAATTGAATACCTGTGCTTGCTTGAACTTGTCTGAAGGTGATGCGGTTAATCTCTTAGAACTGCTGACACTGTTCACATCACTGTCATCTAAAAGTGATGTGTTTCCAGATAATTTGATAGGCAAGCTCTCCGCAGTACTCTggaattcataaaataaaatattatcaagtaACTTCTTGCAGTTTAACTGTGTCCTGAAGGAAAAGTATCCTTTGGCAGAGCAAGAAATCTATCTTGTATAAGAAGAATGGTATTAAGAAGAAACCTtaaaatgtatatatttatacacACAACAATTATGTGTGATTCATAATTCATACAATGACAATTATTATCTAAACCTTTACTACTTCAATGTTTGTTTTAACTACAAACTAGCCAAagatatttcaattatttacatAGAATTCTTCTCACTAACAATATATGGCTAACTATGTAACGTAACACCTGTTTTTGTGCACCTTAGCTTCATCAGTTCTCTAGTGTGCAatacttacaatattttcaaGTCCTCGGATGTGTAGTGATTTAGCAGTTTCAGCGAAGGATGAAAGGCATTCAGCTGGGACTACTACTTCTCCTGTATAAATGTATTCTAGTAGCAGACATAGTGTGCGATGTGTAACATtctgtaataatataattgacTTTGATTTACAATACTATTTATCAGTAAGGGTAGTgaattagaaaatgtttaaCTTGCATTTGCTCATGTCTTCCCATACTAATGTACcgatccaaaaaaatatttaattatgcaCTTACATTAAGAAATATAACAGGATGCTGGCATGGTGCTGAAGTTATAAGATCCTTCAAATATGGACTAGCCAGTGCCACCAATACTTGGTGAACTTTGACGAGGTGCCCATCAGCGGCTAAAGTCATATCAACAAACTCTCCATTCTGaaacataaacacatgaaacaAATCTCTAAACAACGTTACAAATTGGTGCCTGAATCATGCAGGATGCATGATattctgtaggtacttaccagAAACTGTAAGTACCtctattgttttgtaaataatccGATCttgacacaatattttttttttatctcaataAAACTGGCGATTGCATTATGAATATAGATCTATCCACATTACCTGTTGCAAAGCGCTAAATCCACTGCAAATGCTAGACTTGTACGAATCCCATGACAGAGAAAACTGAGACTGTACCATTTTAGTTATACAACAAGAAAACaacaacacttatttatttataataattaacaagcaaataaaatatacgCCGGTTTAGACTatcaattatattaaaaacaaacacattcacgaaaactcgcgtTCTCTCAAACAAATCCATAGATAAGTAACATTTCTTAATTTGTCAAAAATGTCAAATCCGATCCAAATACCATAGACTATAAAATTATTGGAAGTGTGGGACACTGCAACTGTTCGAAAGGTGTCTTGTGAGACCTTTAAGGCCCGGCCAAACCTGCACGACCAAAGCGACTGCGAAGCAGGAGCGTCTGCCGCGCGGCGGACGGTgcccatattttttatatggcgTTTTGCACACTTACGCGACCACGTCGCGGAACGGCCCCGTCGGCAGAACGGATGCATCCCGCATGCACGCGTTTAATGGTCAGACGTATGCAACAACGTACGTGTGAGAAAGCTAATTTCCTTATTATTGTTTATCCCAATTATTCGCGTTTTGCAGTCAGGGCCAAGGTCACTATGTGCCAAGTGTGTGGTGCACACGGTGCTCCAGGGAAATAGGGGCGATCGCCGCGCCTCTACCGGTTCCTGACCTTTGAACTGTTTTTAACGccatctatatctatatctatatctagCGTGGCTTGCAGAAAGATGCGCGGATATGTATTCTTTCTTAGTTCTCAGTGGAGGTAGTCAAGATTTCaatcacagattactataatatatAGTATGTACTACAAACTATATAACTCCTATCCGAGATGACTAGTTActagtaatctatactaatattataaagctgaagtttgtttgtttgaacgcgctaatctcaggaactacaggtccgatttgaacaattctttcggtgttagatagcccatttatcgaggaaggctataggctactttttatccgggttcgtgcagaggttcccacgggatgcgggtgaaaccgctggcagaagctagttcgaAATAAGTAGCCAATTTAAAGGGTGATTCAGGATAAACTAAGTCTATATATAACTATAGTATATATATAACTTAAGGATAGTACATATAAactgcagtatttttttatgtgatattttaataatgctttttcacaatttacttATTACATAGTGGAAGCAGTATTCCAAAGGGATATTTCACGTTTCTTGCTTCTGGCTGCCTTTGGGGCTTTTTGTTTGACTGAGTTTAATAATTTTTCTTCAGCTTGGGTTATCGAAGTAAATACACATTTAGATTTAAATTTCCTCATTATTTTTGTGTCGTGGCAGGCGTGGTTGTGAGCTTCTGACCTGGAaacaataaatacctatttgtaataatttgtaaCGTTGAAGTATTATGTGACCACTATGGGGGTTTTTGTTTCGCTTATTTTGCATGGTATGAGGTGTGGGGAAATCTAGCTAGATGATGATTACGATTCGGGTAGTTATTAACTTTTTCTAAACTTGAAAACGAAACGCATTTTCGGGGATTCCCGCAAATAAAGCGTCCGTTTAGGCATTCGCTTTAGAATCGATTAGGGGACTTCTGCGCgttatgtatatgtatagagTATTCGTAAGAAGACTTTACCTATTTACAATAACATCATTATCTGTATCAATATATGCAGGACAATGCATTCTTCGATAATCTACGCATCGCCACCGGCGCTTCCGACCTCCACATGAGTGATGATGGCAGTAATACATGAAGCGATTCAGCAATAGCTGTAAAGACCCACGGTTAGACATTGTGTAATGTTGAGTTCTgtctgtaacaaaaataatatccattACATAAGTCTATCATAATGTGTTACTTACACTACTtgtaactcaagaatggctgaaccgtttaagatGAAAATTAGAGGGTAGGTAACTCAGACCCGGGAGAAGGGCAGAGGATAGTTTTATCACCATCCAGAGTGCAATGCAACTACACCTGGTTTGGGAATTCGGAAATGATTTATAAATTGAGATGTAAGAAGTTGTTAggaatttttattcaaattcataCCTCTACTTCCTATGCTAGAAACAATAGTTTTAACACTGGTCGGTTTTGTGGTTGCATTTTCATCAGTACTTATTGTGAACTTTAGTGCTTGTGTACTTGGGTCAgtagtgtttttattttgatgttctTGTCTATTTTCAAGTATGTCATTATGATTATCAAAATCTACATCTATGACATCAAGTGAAATAGCAGGATATGTGCTGCCTTGATCATTTGAAGTTTTATCTTCTATTGTTTTTGTAGTAGGTAAAGATTGGTAATTTAGTACTTCTATACTATCTTGCGGAATTAAGGGCATTGTAACAGGCTGCGTCTTTTCTTGAATAGTCTTATTTTCAACTGCTATAACTTCTACATTGTAGTTGTCACTGTTTATTGTTATGTGTGCTGCAAAATTATTGTCTGCCGGTTCCGGAGGTTCTCCTGGtctgaaaatataaactgtatgcttagaatttgaaataaatactgTATACAGATTTATGAAACATGGCATACCTTTCTTCAACTACTGAGGTTGCTTGAGCTGCAGCTGATTCAGAACATACTTTCTAGAAGAAGAATTCAATGTTAATCATCATTTAGTAAACTACTATTCCGTGTTAAGCTAGATTGTCAAAATATGCACCTTTGGCAAAACTAAATTTTCAACACCATTTATGCATAAAGCTTTGCAGACATCAATAAAGGTTGATATCAAATCTGTTGGTATGTTCACTTCCCCTGTATAAATATATTCCAGTACAAAACTAAGCATTTCTTGACTAACATTCTGAAAGTAAAAAGAAACATGTTCAGTTGC includes the following:
- the LOC124630112 gene encoding modifier of mdg4-like isoform X1, translated to MSTAQFCVSWMSYKNSISKGLSRLQQDGEFVDMTLAADGHLVKVHQNIVALASPYLKTMIQSAQCQHPVVFFNNVSQEMLSFVLEYIYTGEVNIPTDLISTFIDVCKALCINGVENLVLPKKVCSESAAAQATSVVEERPGEPPEPADNNFAAHITINSDNYNVEVIAVENKTIQEKTQPVTMPLIPQDSIEVLNYQSLPTTKTIEDKTSNDQGSTYPAISLDVIDVDFDNHNDILENRQEHQNKNTTDPSTQALKFTISTDENATTKPTSVKTIVSSIGSRDRTQHYTMSNRGSLQLLLNRFMYYCHHHSCGGRKRRWRCVDYRRMHCPAYIDTDNDVIVNRSEAHNHACHDTKIMRKFKSKCVFTSITQAEEKLLNSVKQKAPKAARSKKREISLWNTASTM
- the LOC124630112 gene encoding uncharacterized protein LOC124630112 isoform X2 produces the protein MSTAQFCVSWMSYKNSISKGLSRLQQDGEFVDMTLAADGHLVKVHQNIVALASPYLKTMIQSAQCQHPVVFFNKVCSESAAAQATSVVEERPGEPPEPADNNFAAHITINSDNYNVEVIAVENKTIQEKTQPVTMPLIPQDSIEVLNYQSLPTTKTIEDKTSNDQGSTYPAISLDVIDVDFDNHNDILENRQEHQNKNTTDPSTQALKFTISTDENATTKPTSVKTIVSSIGSRDRTQHYTMSNRGSLQLLLNRFMYYCHHHSCGGRKRRWRCVDYRRMHCPAYIDTDNDVIVNRSEAHNHACHDTKIMRKFKSKCVFTSITQAEEKLLNSVKQKAPKAARSKKREISLWNTASTM